A stretch of the Lichenicola cladoniae genome encodes the following:
- a CDS encoding helix-turn-helix domain-containing protein has translation MHRYNSAGIEGLKSRKSPGRKQRLSEAQKAELRALVIRGPDPAIYKVVRWRCVDLRAEIARLWSIEVHENTIGAWLGELGLTRLQPRPVHPKKNPEAEATFKKLCQSGACQAHRHHGKYADRDLVSGRSQGRPERHPRVYLGADRITAIDGAR, from the coding sequence GTGCATCGCTACAACTCGGCGGGCATCGAGGGCCTGAAGTCGCGCAAGAGCCCTGGCCGGAAGCAGCGGCTGAGCGAGGCGCAGAAGGCAGAGCTGCGCGCGCTGGTGATCCGGGGACCCGACCCCGCCATTTACAAGGTGGTGCGGTGGCGGTGCGTGGACCTGCGGGCGGAAATAGCGCGCCTGTGGTCGATCGAGGTGCATGAGAATACGATCGGCGCCTGGCTCGGCGAACTCGGCCTGACCCGGCTCCAGCCGCGGCCGGTGCATCCGAAGAAAAACCCTGAAGCGGAAGCGACTTTTAAAAAACTTTGCCAGTCTGGTGCATGCCAAGCTCACCGGCACCACGGCAAATACGCCGATAGAGATCTGGTTTCAGGACGAAGCCAGGGTCGGCCAGAAAGGCACCCACGCGTATATCTGGGCGCCGATCGGATCACGGCCATTG